One Saccharopolyspora erythraea NRRL 2338 genomic region harbors:
- a CDS encoding 3-deoxy-7-phosphoheptulonate synthase class II — protein MPRTQQAALSAVPAAQQPVWPDPAALRTALAELAVQPHLVSPRECDLLRDQLAFVAGGGAFLLQGGDCAETFAGAASEAVGRKVRLLGQMAEILAERMGLPVVTVGRIAGQYAKPRSWPTESHLGQTLPSYRGDAVNGLAFTPAARTPDPRRLLQAYRTAAGTLAVLRKQDEPASPGDSLLPHPRTSDGGPGGNDFFTSHEALLLPYEEALCRTDPLTGQRYGTSGHLLWIGERTRNLDGAHVRFAAGISNPVGVKLGPAVNPDDVLALVDKLDPQRQPGRLSLIIRMGARKIRDLLPPLVEKVAAEHAPVTWVCDPMHGNTFTAASGHKTRLFDDVFDEVAGFFEVHRTLGTHPGGLHLELTGEAVTECVGGTPAVLMEDLDRRYETACDPRLNADQARELAVAVGGLAARP, from the coding sequence ATGCCTAGAACACAGCAGGCTGCCTTGTCCGCCGTACCCGCCGCGCAGCAGCCGGTCTGGCCGGACCCGGCCGCCTTGCGGACGGCGCTGGCCGAACTGGCCGTGCAACCGCACCTGGTTTCCCCACGCGAGTGCGATCTGCTACGAGACCAGCTCGCCTTTGTGGCCGGTGGTGGAGCTTTCCTGCTCCAAGGAGGCGACTGCGCGGAAACCTTCGCCGGGGCCGCTTCGGAAGCCGTCGGCCGCAAGGTCCGGCTGCTCGGCCAGATGGCTGAGATCCTGGCCGAGCGGATGGGCCTTCCGGTGGTGACAGTGGGCCGCATCGCGGGGCAGTATGCCAAGCCCCGGTCGTGGCCCACCGAGTCCCACCTTGGGCAGACCCTCCCGAGCTACCGGGGCGACGCCGTGAACGGCCTGGCTTTCACACCAGCGGCGCGGACTCCGGACCCGCGCAGGCTTCTCCAGGCGTACCGCACGGCGGCCGGCACCTTGGCCGTGCTGCGCAAGCAGGACGAACCCGCCTCGCCCGGGGACTCGTTGCTGCCGCATCCGCGAACAAGCGACGGCGGCCCGGGCGGCAACGACTTCTTCACCAGCCATGAAGCCCTGTTGCTCCCGTACGAGGAGGCTCTTTGCCGTACGGATCCGTTGACCGGGCAGCGCTACGGCACGTCGGGCCACCTACTGTGGATCGGGGAAAGGACCCGGAACCTCGACGGCGCGCACGTGCGGTTCGCCGCCGGGATCAGCAATCCGGTCGGCGTCAAGCTGGGGCCGGCGGTGAATCCGGACGATGTGCTCGCGCTGGTCGACAAGCTTGATCCGCAACGGCAACCAGGGCGACTGTCGTTGATCATCCGAATGGGGGCGAGGAAGATCCGTGACCTGCTGCCGCCGCTGGTGGAGAAGGTGGCCGCCGAGCACGCGCCGGTGACGTGGGTGTGCGATCCCATGCACGGCAACACTTTCACCGCTGCCAGCGGTCACAAGACCCGCCTCTTCGACGACGTGTTCGACGAGGTCGCCGGCTTCTTCGAGGTGCACCGGACGCTGGGCACGCATCCGGGCGGACTGCACCTTGAACTCACCGGTGAGGCCGTCACCGAATGCGTTGGGGGCACTCCTGCGGTGCTCATGGAGGACCTGGATCGACGGTACGAGACGGCTTGTGACCCGCGTTTGAATGCCGATCAAGCGCGCGAGCTGGCCGTCGCAGTCGGGGGTCTGGCGGCTCGGCCATGA
- a CDS encoding DUF6480 family protein, whose protein sequence is MATRESGGPPDPEPERTPGLEPGGSVPPGETPPESGSATEGVSHRQEAEARPVKWVWLLVTAIIVILVAGFFGFLALGLVF, encoded by the coding sequence ATGGCTACAAGAGAGTCCGGTGGGCCACCGGATCCGGAGCCGGAGCGGACGCCCGGTTTGGAACCGGGCGGGTCGGTGCCGCCCGGTGAGACTCCGCCGGAGTCGGGTTCGGCGACGGAGGGCGTCTCCCACCGGCAGGAGGCCGAGGCTCGGCCGGTGAAGTGGGTGTGGTTGCTGGTGACGGCGATCATCGTCATCCTGGTCGCCGGGTTCTTCGGGTTCCTGGCGCTCGGGTTGGTGTTCTGA
- a CDS encoding mechanosensitive ion channel family protein, translating to MFLAQGDIGRSLLGGLEAVIAYIPTIIGALVILLIGYIVAKVVQKVVEKGLHKMGVDRRLKDTPLGGQMDRATPGASPSRVLGKVGFWLIFLIGLVSALGALGIAAVTNFMNQVLAYVPNIIAAILIFIAAALVAGAIGGLARRTMGDTPTGKIVATVGPTLVMGIAVFMILTQLGIAPAIVQITYTALMGAIALGLALAFGLGGRDIAADMLRSGYDRAQREQAQARQEATVGRGAAEDTGWSTTSPGGATTPSGTAPSGTTSPGSATGAPQTGGQMPNRPPAT from the coding sequence AGCCGTGATCGCCTACATCCCCACGATCATCGGCGCCTTGGTGATCCTGCTGATCGGCTACATCGTGGCCAAAGTGGTGCAGAAGGTCGTCGAGAAGGGCCTGCACAAGATGGGCGTCGACCGCAGGCTCAAGGACACGCCGCTGGGCGGTCAGATGGACCGCGCCACGCCGGGAGCCTCTCCGTCGCGCGTGCTCGGCAAGGTCGGCTTCTGGCTGATCTTCCTCATCGGCCTGGTTTCGGCCCTCGGCGCGCTCGGGATCGCGGCGGTCACGAACTTCATGAACCAGGTCCTCGCCTACGTGCCCAACATCATCGCCGCCATCCTGATCTTCATCGCGGCCGCGCTCGTCGCGGGTGCGATAGGCGGGCTCGCGCGGCGGACGATGGGCGACACCCCGACCGGCAAGATCGTCGCGACGGTGGGTCCGACCCTGGTGATGGGCATCGCGGTGTTCATGATCCTCACGCAGCTCGGCATCGCGCCGGCCATCGTCCAGATCACCTACACCGCTCTGATGGGCGCCATCGCGCTCGGCCTGGCGCTGGCCTTCGGCCTCGGCGGCCGCGACATCGCGGCCGACATGCTGCGCTCGGGTTACGACCGGGCCCAGCGGGAGCAGGCCCAGGCGCGGCAGGAGGCCACGGTCGGCCGCGGCGCCGCGGAGGACACGGGCTGGAGCACCACCTCGCCCGGCGGTGCCACCACACCTTCCGGCACCGCACCTTCCGGCACCACCTCACCGGGTTCGGCGACCGGCGCGCCGCAGACCGGCGGCCAGATGCCGAACCGCCCACCTGCAACCTGA